One genomic segment of Mycolicibacterium psychrotolerans includes these proteins:
- a CDS encoding cation-translocating P-type ATPase, with the protein MRRGDEQGLTTAEALRLLAEQGPNRLPVRRGRPWWQRLAAEMAHFFALLFWVAGALAFVAGMPQLGVAIFVVVVLNGLFAFAQEERAQHAADRLRQMLPRRATVLRDGVAVDVSADDLVAGDVMLLAEGDRVCADGTVLRADALSVDTSAMTGESVAEHPGEGEMLHAGCFVVEGEARVAVTATGARTRLAGIAELTSGQGHAPTPLRRELTRVSRVIAVVAMVVGAVFFGVALVVGMPPSDGFLFAVGVTVAVVPEGLLPTVTLSLAIGAQRMARRHALVRHLEAVQTLGSTTYICTDKTGTLTQNQMSVVEAWTPTGAVTVVGEGYRPQAEVTADPESLCAAKALASAARRCSTGRIELVDAAWCPRGDPMEAALDAFARRVGAGDRDEGTEERRFPFDARRRRMSVVVDGTVFVKGAPDAVLPRCGVVPGADDALNRMTGRGLRVLAVATRTVGPGAVPGSSETAETDLTLLGLIALEDPPRPGVGRVLRVCRAAGIKVAMVTGDHPDTAEAIARDIGLMSDGAALLGSQLPTDLDQLGALLDHDGLVVARVDPETKLSIARALQRRGHVVAMTGDGVNDAPALQEAAIGVAMGRGGTDVAREAADVVLLDDDFETIVIAIEQGRSTFTNIRRFLTYHLADNVAELAPFIVWALTAGRFPLAIGVLQVLALDIGTDVFPSLALGAEPPDERTLAGPPVRGHLLDREVMVRAFAVLGCTEAVMALLAFVVTFLAAGWRPGEPMPGGHVPLAASGAAFTAIVLGQAANAFACRSSTRPAWRLRAWTNPLLIAAVAVELVLLLVLLYVPAIAGWLTHTGPTLAGFAVAATAVPAVLAADGAYKWARGLPKGPPALSGTFGSGRR; encoded by the coding sequence GTGCGGCGCGGCGATGAGCAGGGGCTGACGACGGCTGAGGCGCTTCGTCTGCTGGCCGAGCAGGGCCCTAATCGCCTTCCGGTACGGCGCGGCCGGCCGTGGTGGCAGCGGCTCGCCGCGGAGATGGCCCATTTCTTCGCCCTGTTGTTCTGGGTGGCCGGCGCGCTGGCGTTCGTCGCGGGCATGCCGCAACTCGGCGTCGCGATCTTCGTCGTGGTCGTGCTGAACGGACTGTTCGCCTTCGCGCAGGAAGAACGTGCCCAGCATGCCGCTGATCGGCTACGGCAGATGTTGCCCAGGCGCGCAACGGTTTTGCGCGACGGCGTGGCGGTGGACGTCTCCGCCGACGACCTCGTGGCCGGTGATGTGATGCTGCTGGCGGAAGGTGACCGCGTCTGTGCCGACGGCACCGTCCTGCGCGCCGATGCGCTGTCGGTCGACACGTCGGCGATGACGGGGGAGAGCGTTGCCGAGCATCCGGGCGAGGGAGAGATGCTTCACGCCGGCTGCTTCGTGGTCGAAGGGGAGGCCCGCGTAGCGGTGACCGCCACCGGCGCGCGGACAAGGCTTGCCGGGATTGCCGAACTCACCTCGGGGCAGGGGCACGCGCCGACGCCGCTGCGGCGTGAGCTGACGCGGGTTTCTCGCGTCATCGCGGTGGTGGCGATGGTAGTGGGCGCGGTGTTCTTCGGCGTCGCGCTCGTGGTGGGGATGCCGCCGTCCGACGGGTTTCTGTTCGCCGTCGGCGTGACCGTCGCCGTGGTTCCGGAGGGGTTGTTGCCCACCGTGACGTTGTCGCTTGCCATCGGCGCTCAACGGATGGCGCGCCGGCACGCCCTGGTGCGCCACCTCGAAGCGGTTCAGACGCTGGGCTCGACCACCTACATCTGCACCGACAAGACCGGAACCCTGACGCAGAACCAGATGTCGGTGGTCGAGGCGTGGACGCCGACCGGTGCGGTCACCGTCGTCGGGGAGGGCTACCGCCCGCAGGCCGAGGTGACCGCCGACCCCGAATCCCTCTGCGCCGCAAAGGCCTTGGCGTCGGCGGCACGGCGGTGTTCGACGGGCCGGATCGAACTCGTCGACGCCGCGTGGTGCCCCCGCGGCGATCCGATGGAGGCGGCTCTCGATGCGTTCGCGCGCCGGGTCGGCGCCGGCGACCGCGACGAGGGCACCGAGGAGCGCCGGTTTCCCTTCGATGCGCGGCGTCGGCGGATGTCGGTGGTGGTCGACGGGACGGTCTTCGTCAAGGGCGCGCCGGATGCGGTCCTGCCGCGGTGCGGAGTCGTGCCCGGCGCCGACGATGCGCTGAACCGGATGACCGGACGCGGACTGCGGGTGCTCGCGGTCGCCACGCGCACGGTCGGACCGGGGGCGGTGCCGGGCTCGTCGGAGACGGCTGAGACGGACTTGACCCTGCTGGGGCTGATCGCTCTGGAGGATCCACCCCGTCCGGGTGTCGGCCGCGTCCTGCGCGTGTGCCGCGCCGCGGGGATCAAGGTGGCGATGGTCACCGGCGATCACCCCGACACGGCCGAAGCCATCGCTCGTGACATCGGGCTGATGAGCGACGGCGCCGCGCTGCTGGGTTCGCAGCTGCCGACCGATCTCGACCAACTCGGCGCACTCCTCGACCACGACGGTCTGGTTGTCGCACGGGTGGACCCCGAGACGAAATTGTCCATCGCGCGGGCCTTGCAGCGTCGCGGTCATGTGGTGGCGATGACCGGGGACGGCGTGAACGACGCACCCGCCCTGCAGGAGGCCGCCATCGGCGTCGCGATGGGCAGGGGCGGCACCGACGTTGCGCGGGAGGCGGCCGACGTGGTGCTGCTCGACGACGACTTCGAAACCATCGTCATCGCCATCGAGCAGGGCCGCTCGACGTTCACCAACATCCGTCGTTTCCTGACCTACCACCTCGCCGACAACGTGGCCGAGCTCGCCCCGTTCATCGTGTGGGCGCTGACGGCGGGACGTTTCCCGCTGGCCATCGGAGTGTTGCAGGTGCTCGCCCTCGACATCGGTACCGACGTGTTCCCGTCGCTGGCGCTGGGCGCCGAGCCGCCGGACGAGCGAACGCTGGCCGGGCCGCCGGTGCGGGGTCATCTGCTGGACCGCGAGGTGATGGTGCGCGCCTTCGCGGTGCTCGGGTGCACCGAGGCGGTGATGGCGCTGCTGGCGTTCGTCGTCACGTTCCTCGCCGCCGGTTGGCGGCCCGGTGAGCCGATGCCGGGCGGCCATGTCCCGCTGGCCGCGTCCGGGGCGGCCTTCACGGCGATCGTGCTGGGACAGGCGGCCAACGCCTTCGCCTGCCGCAGCTCGACCCGCCCGGCGTGGCGGCTCCGCGCATGGACCAACCCGCTTCTGATCGCCGCCGTCGCCGTGGAACTGGTGCTGCTCCTCGTGCTGCTCTACGTGCCCGCGATCGCCGGATGGCTCACCCACACCGGGCCCACGCTCGCCGGTTTCGCCGTCGCCGCAACGGCGGTCCCCGCGGTCCTGGCGGCCGATGGGGCATACAAGTGGGCCCGGGGTCTCCCGAAGGGACCACCGGCCCTATCGGGAACGTTCGGCAGCGGACGACGCTGA
- a CDS encoding Hsp20/alpha crystallin family protein, with translation MNDMSDAWDIKVEDDIADGTYKLHAELPGVDAEDVDVTVHDGVLTITAERTDEKVSHGRSEFSYGSFARSVTLPSGADEAAITASYDKGILTVTVPLEEPVTPERHVAVESAG, from the coding sequence ATGAACGACATGAGCGATGCGTGGGACATCAAAGTCGAAGACGACATCGCTGACGGCACATACAAACTGCACGCCGAGCTTCCCGGTGTCGACGCCGAGGACGTTGACGTCACCGTGCACGACGGCGTGCTCACGATCACGGCCGAGCGCACCGACGAGAAGGTATCTCACGGGCGCTCGGAGTTCAGCTACGGCTCGTTCGCCCGCTCGGTGACATTGCCGTCCGGCGCCGACGAAGCGGCCATCACCGCCAGCTACGACAAGGGCATCCTCACTGTCACGGTTCCACTCGAGGAACCGGTGACGCCCGAGAGGCATGTGGCGGTCGAGTCGGCCGGGTGA
- a CDS encoding ATP-binding protein — MGEKCLPDELRTLFLFEALNDEQLATLCANGHIATFEPGPIHTEGDPATCFYVLIDGELVMSKRSGGVDIETNRTSQRGVYCGAWSAYIPGEEHVYQASVRVTRPSRFFVLDANAFAEFMQKEFPMAVHLLEGHMVGGLRQRQILGQREKLLALGQLSAGLTHQLNNPAGATARAVADLREGVGKMRHKLAMLADGKFTPAALKVLVSIQDEVAEQVAKSKSQELTALETSDREDQIGDWLDEHGIASAWDYAPTFVEAGLDVDWLERVEASIDDVDCSATLPGAIGWLKYTIDTELLMNQIAEASKRISALLAGAKQYSQMDRAEYQSANVHELLFSTIKTIFGDKLGKDKPVALHWEKDTTLPELLCYPGDLNQVWTNIIDNAIQAMNGHGNLTIRTMRENETTVRVEICDDGPGIPEDIVERIFTPFFTTKPFGEGTGLGLDLAWRIVVEKHHGNLSVQSRPGDTRFIVCLPLQAPAPAEASA; from the coding sequence ATGGGCGAGAAATGCCTTCCCGACGAGTTGCGCACGCTGTTCCTCTTCGAGGCCCTCAACGACGAACAGCTCGCGACGCTGTGCGCCAACGGCCACATCGCCACCTTCGAGCCGGGGCCGATCCACACCGAGGGTGACCCCGCGACCTGCTTCTACGTGCTGATCGACGGTGAGCTCGTGATGTCGAAGCGCTCGGGCGGCGTGGACATCGAGACCAACCGCACCTCTCAGCGCGGCGTGTACTGCGGCGCGTGGTCTGCCTACATCCCGGGTGAGGAGCACGTCTATCAGGCATCGGTGCGGGTCACCCGGCCGTCGCGGTTCTTCGTACTCGATGCGAACGCGTTCGCCGAGTTCATGCAGAAGGAATTCCCGATGGCGGTGCACCTGCTGGAGGGGCACATGGTCGGCGGGCTGCGCCAGCGCCAGATCCTCGGGCAGCGGGAGAAGCTGCTCGCCCTCGGTCAGCTGTCGGCGGGCCTGACCCATCAGCTCAACAACCCGGCCGGCGCGACGGCGCGCGCGGTGGCCGACCTGCGCGAAGGCGTGGGCAAGATGCGGCACAAACTCGCGATGCTCGCCGACGGCAAGTTCACCCCGGCCGCGCTCAAGGTGCTGGTGAGTATCCAGGACGAGGTGGCCGAGCAGGTGGCCAAGTCGAAGTCCCAGGAGCTCACCGCGCTGGAGACCTCCGATCGCGAAGACCAGATCGGCGACTGGCTCGACGAGCACGGCATCGCCAGCGCCTGGGACTACGCGCCGACGTTCGTCGAGGCGGGCCTGGACGTGGATTGGCTGGAGCGGGTGGAGGCGTCCATCGACGACGTCGACTGCTCGGCCACCCTGCCCGGGGCGATCGGCTGGCTGAAGTACACGATCGACACCGAGCTGCTGATGAACCAGATCGCCGAGGCGAGCAAGCGGATCTCGGCGCTGCTGGCCGGCGCCAAGCAGTACTCGCAGATGGACCGCGCGGAGTACCAGAGCGCCAATGTGCACGAGCTGCTGTTCAGCACGATCAAGACGATCTTCGGCGACAAGCTCGGTAAGGACAAACCGGTCGCGCTGCACTGGGAGAAGGACACGACGCTGCCCGAACTCCTCTGCTATCCGGGCGATCTGAACCAGGTGTGGACGAACATCATCGACAACGCGATCCAGGCGATGAACGGCCACGGCAACCTGACGATCCGGACGATGCGGGAGAACGAGACCACCGTGCGGGTGGAGATCTGCGACGACGGCCCGGGTATCCCCGAGGACATCGTGGAGCGGATCTTCACGCCGTTCTTCACCACCAAGCCGTTCGGCGAGGGCACCGGCCTTGGCCTGGACCTGGCGT
- a CDS encoding FAD-dependent oxidoreductase: MTGPAAAPRKPVILTVDDDPAVSRAVARDLRRHYGEKFRIVRAESGPDALETLNELKLRGETVAVFVADYRMPQMSGIEFLEAAMDIFPMARRVLLTAYADTHAAIDAINVVDLDHYLLKPWDPPEEKLYPVIDALIEAWRATGERAIPHTKIIGHPWNARSSEVREFLARNRLYYSWFRSDEPKGAALLEAAGQDGMTLPVVITEQGETLIDPTDAELAATLGLTTTPSGDFYDLVVIGGGPAGLAAAVYGASEGLKTVLIERTATGGQAGQSSRIENYLGFPDGLSGAQLAERARRQAEKFDAELITAAEVVALEVDGVARTVHLSDGRAIGTRAVILAMGVEYRQLPADGCADLTGAGVYYGATTSVASECDDDEVYVIGGANSAGQAAMYLSRTAKSVTLVIRRTLEDSMSHYLIQQIRARDNIKEMPNTVVHAVKGDGHLEGICLEHTDTGEREEFACGRMFIFIGAEPRTDWLDGVVVRDDHGFIVAGPDLRDISGWTLDRPPHHLETSVPGVFVAGDVRAESAKRVAAAVGEGSMAVMLVHRYLAET, from the coding sequence ATGACAGGCCCTGCCGCAGCGCCCCGTAAACCCGTGATCCTGACCGTCGACGACGACCCCGCGGTCTCCCGCGCGGTAGCCCGCGACCTTCGCCGCCACTACGGTGAGAAGTTCCGTATCGTCCGCGCCGAATCGGGTCCCGACGCGCTGGAAACGCTCAACGAACTCAAGCTGCGCGGCGAGACCGTCGCGGTGTTCGTCGCCGACTACCGGATGCCGCAGATGAGTGGCATCGAGTTCCTCGAGGCCGCGATGGACATCTTCCCGATGGCGCGCCGCGTGCTGCTCACCGCGTACGCCGACACCCACGCCGCCATCGACGCGATCAACGTCGTCGACCTCGACCACTATCTGCTCAAGCCGTGGGATCCGCCGGAGGAGAAGCTCTACCCGGTCATCGACGCGCTGATCGAGGCCTGGCGTGCCACCGGCGAACGCGCGATCCCGCACACGAAGATCATCGGTCACCCCTGGAACGCCCGGTCCTCCGAGGTGCGCGAATTCCTCGCCCGGAATCGCTTGTACTACAGCTGGTTCCGATCCGACGAGCCCAAGGGTGCGGCGCTGCTCGAGGCCGCTGGCCAAGACGGGATGACGCTGCCGGTGGTGATCACCGAGCAGGGCGAGACGCTGATCGACCCCACCGACGCCGAGCTGGCCGCCACGCTGGGACTGACCACCACACCGTCGGGCGACTTCTACGACCTGGTGGTAATCGGCGGCGGTCCGGCGGGGCTGGCCGCGGCGGTGTACGGCGCGTCCGAGGGCCTCAAGACGGTGCTGATCGAGCGCACCGCCACCGGCGGGCAGGCCGGCCAGAGCTCCCGCATCGAGAACTACCTCGGTTTCCCCGACGGCCTGTCCGGTGCGCAGCTCGCCGAACGGGCCCGCCGCCAGGCGGAGAAGTTCGACGCCGAGCTGATCACCGCCGCCGAGGTCGTCGCCCTCGAGGTCGACGGTGTCGCCCGCACGGTGCATCTGTCCGACGGTCGCGCCATCGGCACCCGGGCGGTCATCCTGGCGATGGGCGTGGAGTACCGGCAGCTGCCCGCGGACGGATGCGCGGATCTGACCGGGGCCGGGGTCTACTACGGCGCGACGACGTCGGTGGCCTCCGAATGCGACGACGACGAGGTCTACGTCATCGGCGGCGCGAACTCGGCCGGTCAGGCCGCGATGTACCTGTCGCGCACCGCGAAGTCGGTGACCCTGGTGATCCGGCGCACGCTCGAGGACTCCATGTCGCACTACCTGATCCAGCAGATCCGGGCGCGCGACAACATCAAGGAGATGCCGAACACCGTCGTCCACGCGGTGAAGGGCGACGGCCACCTGGAGGGCATCTGCCTGGAGCACACCGACACGGGTGAGCGCGAGGAGTTCGCGTGCGGGCGCATGTTCATCTTCATCGGCGCCGAACCCCGCACCGACTGGCTCGACGGTGTGGTGGTCCGTGACGACCACGGGTTCATCGTCGCCGGTCCGGACCTGCGCGACATCAGCGGCTGGACGCTGGATCGCCCGCCGCACCACCTGGAGACGAGCGTGCCCGGCGTCTTCGTGGCCGGCGACGTCCGCGCCGAGTCGGCCAAACGGGTGGCCGCAGCCGTCGGCGAGGGGTCGATGGCCGTCATGCTCGTGCACCGCTACCTGGCCGAGACCTAG